The DNA segment CCTCATTCATTTCACCTTGGATAAGGGCGCTAAAGAGGCTGGCGGTTTGCTCGCGGGTTAATGCCTTACCCTGAAACAAGATATCGAGCAGGGGCTGAATCGATGTTGCGCTCATTATTGGGCTCCTGCGGTATTGTGGGCGATGTCTTGAGTCAAAAAGCGTAGGGTTTGGGTTAACAATGTGCTGCCCAAGGTCGTTAAGATGGATTCTGGGTGAAACTGAAAACCGACCGCCCTGTGCTCTGCATGCAAAATCGCCATTGGCATCTCTTCTGTGGTGGCAATCACTTCAAGACAATCGGGTACTTTTGTCGCCACTAAGCTGTGATAACGGGCGACAGGTAAGGGTGAAGGTAAGTTAGCAAACACGCCCGTACCATTATGGAAGGTGGGGCTGGCTTTACCGTGCACGACAAAAGGCGCGCGCTCTACTTTACCGCCGTAATATTCCACCATGGCTTGATGGCCTAAGCAGATCCCCAGCATAGGCACTTTGCCCGCGACTTTGTCGATCAGCGCCATCATGGAACCCGCTTCATGGGGCGCACCTGGACCTGGCGATAGGACTAAGGCACTCGGTTCGGTTTCTGCTAACAGCTTGTCGGCAATATAGTCGGCGGCAACATCGTTACGGTAGATCACTACTTCACAGCCAAGGCTTCTAAACTGGTCGACTAAGTTGTAGGTAAAGGAGTCGAAGTTATCGAGTAAATAGAGTTTCATCTTGGGCTCCTTATCTTTGTTGTTCAGTCGTAGTGGTCGCAGTTGCTTGCTGGCTCTCATCTAAGCCTGCGCCCATCTTGATGGCCGAAATCACCGCTTGCGCCTTTTGGCGGGTTTCATCGGCTTCACTCTGCGGGTCGGAATCAAACACTACGCCAGCACCCGCTTGGATATGGGCCACGCCGTTTTTCACAAAGGCGGAGCGGATAACGATACAGGTGTCCATATCCCCAAGGGCGTTGAGATAACCCACGGCGCCACCGTAGCTGCCTCTGCGGGTCTTTTCCGCTTGACGTACGAGTTGCGAGGCGCGCACTTTCGGGGCGCCAACTAGCGTGCCCATATTCATACAGGCCTGATAGGCGTGCAGTGCATCTAAGTCTTGGCGTAGTTGACCTGTGACGCGGCTGACTAAGTGCATCACGTGGGAATAACGGTCGACTTTAAGTAACTCGGCCACTTTGCGGCTGCCGCTTTGGCTGATACGGGCGATATCGTTACGGGCTAAATCGACCAACATTAAGTGTTCGGAGAGCTCTTTTTTATCCAAACGCAATTCGAGTTCGATACGGCTATCGAGGTCGAAATCAATCTCGCCGCTGGCGGTTTTGCCGCGCTTACGGGTGCCTGCAATTGGGTAGACTTCGACTTGATTATTGCTGGCTTCATATTTCAGCGCGCTCTCGGGCGAGGCACCAAACAGGGTGAAGTCATGGCTCCTGAAATAAAACATATAGGGGCTGGGGTTGGTTAATCGCAGCGCGCGGTAAGCGCCTAAGGTATTGGGGCAGGGCAGGCTAAAGCTGCGTGAAGGCACGACTTGGAAGATGTCGCCGGCAATAATGTGTTCTTTTAAATCAATAACGGTTTGCTTGAAGTCATCATCACTAACATTCACTTGCTCTGTGGCCGTTATGCCAACGAGGGCAGGCGCAGGCGTTGCACTCTTAACTAAGGCTTCACATTGGGCGCGGATGTTCTCTGCTCGCTCGGCTAAGGCTTGGGTCACTTCAACCTGTTTTGCTGAACCTTCACTGAAGTTGTGGGTGATGATCTCGGCATGCTTTTGCTTGTGATCGATAAGAATTAAGGTTTCGGCGAGATAAAATAAATAATCAGGACAATCGTTTGCACCATTTGGTGCTTCAGGCAGTGGCTCGACGGTATCAATCAAATCGTAGGAGAGCACGCCACCTAAAAATAAGTCTTCGAAGGCTGGCGTCTGACCACAGTCGATATGCTTTACAAACAAGCGCAAACCATCGAGGGGCGAGGTGGATTTTAAGCGCGCATCTTCATCCTTAAGCTCAGTGTCCTTTTGCAGCGTGACCACTAAGTTGTGACCATCGTGTTGGCATTGAGTTTGGCTTGAACGAGCAGTAAAAAATTGCTCGATGGGGGCGAGTAAACTGGCGCCATTGTCACTCAGTGCACTAAAGCGTAAACGATAGCCATCGCAGCGGATCATCAGCGCCGCATGGGTCATCACCATGCTCTTAAGATTTTCCTTGCTGTCGATTTCTGCCGATTCCAACAACATGGTATGGGGCGCATCTTGGGTGATGTGCTGGTACAGACGCAGTGGGTCGCTATGGTATGCCAGCGTCGCCTTGAGCGTATGTGAACGTGCGAATGTCTGTTGAGACGAGGCAAAATTTTCGCCATCGACTTGGGTAACCTGATTAAATGTCTTTAGGGTCATGCTTATCTCGCTTTTTATCCGTTTACCGCGTTGCAGACATTTTTCGCACCAACAAAAAAGCCCGCATTTCTGCGGGCTTTTTTGTTGATTCTGTTACTTTCAAATGAGCACAGAGCTTCACACTACCCGCTAAGTTGGGAAGTGCCACCACCAAATGATGTTGAAAGAAGCGTTAA comes from the Shewanella mangrovisoli genome and includes:
- a CDS encoding aminodeoxychorismate/anthranilate synthase component II, with the translated sequence MKLYLLDNFDSFTYNLVDQFRSLGCEVVIYRNDVAADYIADKLLAETEPSALVLSPGPGAPHEAGSMMALIDKVAGKVPMLGICLGHQAMVEYYGGKVERAPFVVHGKASPTFHNGTGVFANLPSPLPVARYHSLVATKVPDCLEVIATTEEMPMAILHAEHRAVGFQFHPESILTTLGSTLLTQTLRFLTQDIAHNTAGAQ
- a CDS encoding anthranilate synthase component 1, producing the protein MTLKTFNQVTQVDGENFASSQQTFARSHTLKATLAYHSDPLRLYQHITQDAPHTMLLESAEIDSKENLKSMVMTHAALMIRCDGYRLRFSALSDNGASLLAPIEQFFTARSSQTQCQHDGHNLVVTLQKDTELKDEDARLKSTSPLDGLRLFVKHIDCGQTPAFEDLFLGGVLSYDLIDTVEPLPEAPNGANDCPDYLFYLAETLILIDHKQKHAEIITHNFSEGSAKQVEVTQALAERAENIRAQCEALVKSATPAPALVGITATEQVNVSDDDFKQTVIDLKEHIIAGDIFQVVPSRSFSLPCPNTLGAYRALRLTNPSPYMFYFRSHDFTLFGASPESALKYEASNNQVEVYPIAGTRKRGKTASGEIDFDLDSRIELELRLDKKELSEHLMLVDLARNDIARISQSGSRKVAELLKVDRYSHVMHLVSRVTGQLRQDLDALHAYQACMNMGTLVGAPKVRASQLVRQAEKTRRGSYGGAVGYLNALGDMDTCIVIRSAFVKNGVAHIQAGAGVVFDSDPQSEADETRQKAQAVISAIKMGAGLDESQQATATTTTEQQR